GCTGAAATTGGCTTAATGAAAGCCACAGAACAACTTTCCAGCCTTGAAATGATGGCAGTCGATCCACTACGTCGTGTGATTGCCCCGCGTTTTTGGGCGGGCGTGATTGCGATGCCAATTCTTGCGATTCTCTTTACCGCGATTGGTATTTGGGGTGGCTCGCTTGTTGGTGTGGATTGGAAAGGTGTAGATGCCGGTAGCTTCTGGTCAGTGATGCAAAATGCAGTGAGCTGGAGCTATGACATTCTAAACGGATTTATTAAAAGCGTATTTTTCGCCATTGCGGTGGTGTGGATTGCGTTATTCAATGGTTATGATTGTATTCCAACATCTGAAGGTATCAGTCAAGCCACAACCAGAACGGTTGTCCACGCATCACTTGTGGTACTTGGGCTCGATTTCATCTTAACTGCCATTATGTTTGGGGCAGGCTAAAAGGGTATTTTTATGCGACAAACAATTAAATATGAATTTTGGGTAGGGCTATTTTTACTACTCGGTATCGCCGCGTTAGTGTTTTTAGGCTTACGTGTAGCAAACGTACAAGGTTTTGGTGAAACAAAATCTTACACGGTGACTGCAACTTTTGACAATATTGGTGGACTAAAAGTCCGTGCACCACTTAAACTTGGTGGGGTAGTCATTGGTCGCGTATCTGACATTACGTTAGACGAAAAATCTTACTTACCAAAAGTCAGTATTGCGATTAATGAAGAATATAAAGAAATTCCGGAAAACAGTTCGTTATCGATCAAAACATCGGGATTATTGGGCGAGCAATATATCGCCTTAACAATGGGTTTTGATGATGGTGAAACCGCGATGTTAAAAAACGGTAGCCAAATTCAAGACACAAAATCCGCAATGGTATTGGAAGATTTAATCGGCCAGTTCCTTTACGGTGATAAAAAAGCCGACGGCAATGCTGACAAAGCACAACCTGAAGCCAAATAATAATCTTTATTTAGGAGATTTATGATGAAATTTACTCAGTTTAAAAAATGGTTTAGCGTAATGGCATTTGCAGTGACTGCACTTTTTGTGACTCAAACTGTACGTGCAGAAACGAGCCCTTATGTGTTGATGCAACAAGCATCAGATAAGTTATTTGCCGATATCAAAAACAATCAGGCAAAAATTAAAAAGGATCCAAACTATTTACGTACTATCGTGCGTAATGATTTATTACCTTACGTGCAAGTAAACTATGCAGGTTCTTTAGTGTTAGGTTCATACTTTAAATCAACCACACCAGAACAACGTGAAAAATTCTTTAAAGCATTCAGCGATTTTATCGAACAAGCTTACGCACAAGTGTTAACCGCTTACACCGATCAAAATATTCAAATTGAACCGGCTAAAGAAGTAGGCGACAAAAACCTTGTAAGCATTCGTGTAAACATCGTGCAAAATGGTGGACAAGCGCCAATTAAATTAGATTTCAAATGGCGTAAAAACAGTAAAACGGGCGAATGGCAAGCCTATGACATGGTTGCAGAAGGCGTGAGCATGGTTGTCACCAAACAAAACGAATGGAGCGGTATTTTACGTCAACAAGGTATTGATGCTTTAACAGCTCAAATTCAAAAATCTGCCGCAGCACCTGTGACATTGAGCAAATAAGAGAATGACTGCGTTAAAGTGGGATTTAATCCAAAATAATGATAAGATAGCTCTCCAATTATCGGGGGAGCTATCCCGCAACACGTTGTTACCATTATGGCAGCAACGTGCTTCTTTTTTATCAGAAAAGCTGGCGAATCAAAGTACCATTGAATTTGATTTAACGAATATTAAACGAATTGATTCTGCCGGTTTTGCATTATTGTGTGATTTTCTACATGATAGTGAGCAGTTACCAAATAAAAAAGTGCGGTTGATAAATCCGCCAGAACAGTTATTAACCCTTGCTGATTTAGTGAATTTATCTCATTGGATTGGCACTTTTATTGATCATCATTAAAACGGAAATCCGAATGGAACTGCAAGAAATTGAACGTATTTTAAAAGAAAGCCTGAATGTAGATGAGGTTTATGCTCAAGGTGAAAATGCACACTTTGGTGTGATTGTAGTGAGCGATGAGATCGCTGCACTTTCTAAATTAAAACAACAACAAACTATCTACGCGCCATTAATGACTTATTTCCAAACTGGCGAAATTCATGCTTTAACCATTAAAACCTATACCACTGCAAAGTGGAAAATGGATCGTCTATTACATCAAGCAAGCTAGGATTTTCTATGGAAAAATTTCGTGTTTATGGCGGGCAATCTCGCTTAAGTGGTACTGTAACCATCTCTGGTGCAAAAAATGCTGCACTTCCTATTCTTTTTGCCGCAATTTTGGCGACTGAGCCGGTTAAATTAACAAATGTACCGGAACTCAAAGATATTGATACCACCTTAAAGATCTTACGTAAACTTGGCGTGGTGGCAGAGCGTGATGCTGAAGGTGCAGTATTATTAGATTGTTCTAAAATTGATCACTTCGTTGCACCGTATGAATTAGTAAAAACCATGCGTGCTTCTATTTGGGCATTAGCACCGTTAGTAGCTCGTTTTAATCAAGGTCAAGTTTCTTTACCGGGTGGTTGTTCTATCGGTGCACGTCCGGTTGATCTTCACATTAGCGGCTTAGAAAAACTCGGTGCGACCATTGAGCTTGATGAAGGTTATGTAAAAGCAGTTGTCGCAGAGCGCCTTGTAGGTACACGTATTGTGATGGAAAAAGTGAGCGTTGGTGCGACTTTATCTATCATGATGGCGGCAACGCTTGCTGAAGGTACAACAACGATTGAAAACGCTGCACGTGAGCCTGAAATTGTTGATACAGCTGATTTCCTCAACAAAATGGGCGCGAAAATTACAGGTGCGGGTACGGATCATATTGTTATTGAAGGTGTTGAACGTTTAACTGGTTGCGAGCACAGCATTGTGCCAGATCGTATTGAAACCGGTACATTCTTAATTGCGGGTGCCATTTCAGGTGGTCGCGTGGTATGTAAAAATACCAAAGCGAATACCATGGATGCCGTGATTGATAAACTTCGTGAAGCGGGTGCAGAAGTTGAAGTAACTGAAGATAGCATTACATTGGATATGCATGGCAATCGTCCGAAAGCCGTTAATATTCGTACTGCACCACACCCAGGTTTCCCAACAGATATGCAAGCGCAGTTCACCTTGTTAAACATGGTGGCAGAAGGCACCAGTATCATTACTGAAACCATCTTTGAAAACCGTTTTATGCACATTCCAGAATTAATTCGTATGGGCGGTAAAGCGGAGATTGAAGGTAACACGGCGGTTTGTCAGGGTGTTGAGCACCTTTCTGGTGCAGAAGTGATGGCGACAGATTTACGCGCATCAATCAGTCTTGTGTTAGCAGGATGTATCGCAAGTGGTGAAACTATCGTAGATCGTATTTATCACATCGATCGTGGTTATGAGCACGTTGAAGATAAACTTCGTTGCTTAGGTGCGAAGATTGAACGTTTCTCTGAAAAGAGCGAAGAAGTTTAATTAAATCCAGATAAAAAAGAGCGGTCAATATTGACCGCTTTTTCTTAGTTGGTAATTCTTATATCAATTGCTGGATCCAGTGGAATTTCCCTTTTATCTATCGTTTCTTTTAATCCATAATCACTGGTATCTGGTTGATCAGAAAATAAATCAATACTCTTATTTAGTTTGCTATTTGCTATACCAATCCAGTTAGCAATTCCATCTGTAAAATTCAAGCCAGATTTGAAGACTTTATATTCTTTTCTATCAACATCATCAGATGATATTTTGAATAATGGAACATCATTGTGAAGTTTACTTAAACAAGCTTGAGATACAATAATATTAGGTGGATTTATAGAAGAATGACATTGTCCATGATCTGAGAAATAAACTATTGAAAATTTGCGGTTTTTTACTTTATTAACATTATTCATTAGGTTATATGTGTTTTCAATAAATTTATCTGTTTCTTTTATAGATGTAATATAGCAATTAAGATAAAAGTATTTCTCATCAAACTCTTTGTCTTTTAGAATCATTTCTTTTCCTTTAATTCTATCGCAAGCATTTGGATGCGAACCATATAAATGAATAACAATAAAGCGTTTTTCTTTTGAGTCTTTATTTATAATATTTTCTAAATAAGGTAATAGCAGAGTGTCATCGGTATCTTGTTCATCGTATTTACCTTTTTTTATAAAGAATTTATAGTCTGCCTTGTTTCCAATAGCAGATATTGGAGTATCCCATTCTCCTAAGTAACCTTGGTTAGAAAGCCAATAAGTTTTTATGCCTGCAGACTTAATTAAATCAATTAAATTTAAACTATAGTTTTCTTCCCATTTTGATGTATCAGGCTTAGTTAGCATTAATTTTAATGATCCAATAGTATAAAAACCCGCAGATTCCAATCCATCAATAAGTATACCTTTTGATGAACTCATAAATGGAGTATTTGCAATTGGATAACCGTATGCATGCAGATAATCCCTTCTCGCGCTTTCCCCAATGATTAAAATATAATCATCATATTTGGAATTTTCTAAATATGTATCTCCCCATTCATTTTTTAAGCTTAGTTTATTTAAAGTATCTAACTCTCTTTTTACATCTAGAGCTTCAATATATGTTTTTCTAAAGAAATCAAAGGGGGACATATTGAAGAGTAAGTATAAT
The sequence above is a segment of the Haemophilus parainfluenzae genome. Coding sequences within it:
- the mlaE gene encoding lipid asymmetry maintenance ABC transporter permease subunit MlaE — encoded protein: MIVDMISSLGRSVIKFFRALGRSGFMLFGALVGKPQIRKHFPLLVKQLYALGVQSLLIILLSGLFIGMVLGLQGYVVLVDFSAETSLGQLVALSLLRELGPVVTALLFAGRAGSALTAEIGLMKATEQLSSLEMMAVDPLRRVIAPRFWAGVIAMPILAILFTAIGIWGGSLVGVDWKGVDAGSFWSVMQNAVSWSYDILNGFIKSVFFAIAVVWIALFNGYDCIPTSEGISQATTRTVVHASLVVLGLDFILTAIMFGAG
- the mlaD gene encoding outer membrane lipid asymmetry maintenance protein MlaD, whose product is MRQTIKYEFWVGLFLLLGIAALVFLGLRVANVQGFGETKSYTVTATFDNIGGLKVRAPLKLGGVVIGRVSDITLDEKSYLPKVSIAINEEYKEIPENSSLSIKTSGLLGEQYIALTMGFDDGETAMLKNGSQIQDTKSAMVLEDLIGQFLYGDKKADGNADKAQPEAK
- the mlaC gene encoding phospholipid-binding protein MlaC, which translates into the protein MMKFTQFKKWFSVMAFAVTALFVTQTVRAETSPYVLMQQASDKLFADIKNNQAKIKKDPNYLRTIVRNDLLPYVQVNYAGSLVLGSYFKSTTPEQREKFFKAFSDFIEQAYAQVLTAYTDQNIQIEPAKEVGDKNLVSIRVNIVQNGGQAPIKLDFKWRKNSKTGEWQAYDMVAEGVSMVVTKQNEWSGILRQQGIDALTAQIQKSAAAPVTLSK
- a CDS encoding STAS domain-containing protein, which encodes MTALKWDLIQNNDKIALQLSGELSRNTLLPLWQQRASFLSEKLANQSTIEFDLTNIKRIDSAGFALLCDFLHDSEQLPNKKVRLINPPEQLLTLADLVNLSHWIGTFIDHH
- a CDS encoding BolA family protein, which codes for MELQEIERILKESLNVDEVYAQGENAHFGVIVVSDEIAALSKLKQQQTIYAPLMTYFQTGEIHALTIKTYTTAKWKMDRLLHQAS
- the murA gene encoding UDP-N-acetylglucosamine 1-carboxyvinyltransferase — protein: MEKFRVYGGQSRLSGTVTISGAKNAALPILFAAILATEPVKLTNVPELKDIDTTLKILRKLGVVAERDAEGAVLLDCSKIDHFVAPYELVKTMRASIWALAPLVARFNQGQVSLPGGCSIGARPVDLHISGLEKLGATIELDEGYVKAVVAERLVGTRIVMEKVSVGATLSIMMAATLAEGTTTIENAAREPEIVDTADFLNKMGAKITGAGTDHIVIEGVERLTGCEHSIVPDRIETGTFLIAGAISGGRVVCKNTKANTMDAVIDKLREAGAEVEVTEDSITLDMHGNRPKAVNIRTAPHPGFPTDMQAQFTLLNMVAEGTSIITETIFENRFMHIPELIRMGGKAEIEGNTAVCQGVEHLSGAEVMATDLRASISLVLAGCIASGETIVDRIYHIDRGYEHVEDKLRCLGAKIERFSEKSEEV
- a CDS encoding phosphoethanolamine transferase — protein: MSIESSKFRTKLYQLTNYLQNVFSLKNAKWVIGCLIALSLIIIDSKLILRGSGYYPKPNIEQILIFSYLIIIFSSSKKIFWFLLFPFILIYALYTPIGLTFGGPTYQHISSLVATDTNEAKEFLLQIPYKNYLYAISIIIIIVAYRIITVKFRINFFKNKFILSIATLYLLFNMSPFDFFRKTYIEALDVKRELDTLNKLSLKNEWGDTYLENSKYDDYILIIGESARRDYLHAYGYPIANTPFMSSSKGILIDGLESAGFYTIGSLKLMLTKPDTSKWEENYSLNLIDLIKSAGIKTYWLSNQGYLGEWDTPISAIGNKADYKFFIKKGKYDEQDTDDTLLLPYLENIINKDSKEKRFIVIHLYGSHPNACDRIKGKEMILKDKEFDEKYFYLNCYITSIKETDKFIENTYNLMNNVNKVKNRKFSIVYFSDHGQCHSSINPPNIIVSQACLSKLHNDVPLFKISSDDVDRKEYKVFKSGLNFTDGIANWIGIANSKLNKSIDLFSDQPDTSDYGLKETIDKREIPLDPAIDIRITN